A genomic window from Triticum urartu cultivar G1812 chromosome 7, Tu2.1, whole genome shotgun sequence includes:
- the LOC125524232 gene encoding jacalin-related lectin 19-like — MQGSVLRMGPCGGGGGHDRDMDMRGVNRVVKLVIRHGDTVDAISVLYERNGREEWTDLWGGQGGTLSEICLRPDEHFTGVVGHYGEFDGSFVVRSLTFVSNARSFGPYGQEDGVPFALPAAGGKILGFHARSGRRLDALGTYVKMADQSRKTPRN; from the exons ATGCAGGGGTCCGTTCTGAGGATGGGGccatgcggcggcggcggcggccacgACAGGGACATGGACATGCGCGGCGTCAACCGTGTGGTCAAGCTGGTCATCCGCCACGGCGACACCGTCGACGCCATCTCCGTCCTGTACGAGCGGAACGGCCGGGAGGAGTGGACCGACCTGTGGGGAGGACAAGGGGGAACGCTCTCTGAG ATCTGCCTGCGGCCAGACGAGCACTTCACCGGCGTCGTGGGCCACTACGGCGAGTTCGACGGCAGCTTCGTCGTGAGGTCGCTCACTTTCGTCAGCAACGCCCGCAGCTTCGGGCCGTACGGGCAGGAGGACGGCGTGCCGTTCGCGCTTCCCGCGGCCGGCGGCAAGATCCTCGGCTTCCACGcgcgctccggccgccgcctggACGCGCTCGGCACCTACGTCAAGATGGCAGATCAGTCGCGAAAGACCCCACGGAACT